The genomic region TAGAAAAGTGAGGTAATCCGTTCCAAACTGAAAGGGAAGGTGGCGAAGATACCGGACAGGTTGGACCCGAAGAGGAGATGGACCACAAAAAGGGCAGCGATAATAGCCATAGCGGTATTAACCATTCTTCGCGTGGCCTCCAATATGGTTATAACCAGCATCAGGCACATCACGGTCTCCAGCTTTGTCGCCGTCCCTGCGAGCAACGCTTCTTCCCTCTGCTCGGGGAAAAAAACTATATAGAACGTGCTTATTAGGCTCATAAGGATCAGGAGGAGGTCATACCATCGTACCTTCTCCATGGATATCCCCTTTCGGAGAGGATATGTCATGAACACAAGGGTAAGTACCAAACCGAGAATGAAACTCGAATAACCTACCACGGAGATATGGATCCCAAACCACTCAAAAACGTTAGCAATGTAAAATATGGCGGTTACGGTGATGACCAGGGAAATAAAAGTGATAATCCGCCTTTTATTCAGTATGCGGGACATTCTCCACCCCCCTTTTTTTTATTGAATTGAATGCATATATTTCCTTGTCTCCGTAACCTATCGTTTGACCTTGAGCTCGGCAAGGAGTTTATTCTGCCTCTCATCAAGCTCCTTCGTCCATACGCCTATCTCCTTGTAGTACTTTATCGCTCCAGGGTGGTAAGGGATGTAGCTCACCCTCTTCACAGCTTCGGTACTGAAGTACTTTGCCCCTGCGTGGTATTTCTTGAATTCCTCGAAGTTACTCCATACTGCCTTGGTAAGCTCATAGACAAAACTATCGGGAAGGTCTGCGTTCCCGCAAACGATGGAGGAGAATGCCATAACCGTGACATCCTTCGGCATGGTTTTATACGTCCCACCGGGTACCTTCAAGGGAAACATGTAAGGGATGTTCTTGATCATTTTATTCATGTGTTCCTCATCAATATTGATAATTTTCATCGGGTGTGTTGCTGCCAGCTCAGTCCACTTGGCGGAGGGATGAGGTGCACAGTTAAGAAAAAAATCTACCTTCCCCACTAAGAGTGCTTCCTGTGCCTCATCATGGGTATCAAACATTAAAGAAGCCTTGAGGTCTCCTTCTTTCAGACCATAAGCTGCCAACATGTCTTTTGCAAAGATCCTCATTATAGGGGAGCCACGAGACGACAAGTAACCAGCTCTACCTTTGAAGTCTGCAGGTGAGTTAATCCCTTTTCCCTCTAAAGTGGTTATATTGTAACCTAAGGGAAAATCCTGCAGTACCGCCCTTACTTTAAGGGCTCCTGTTTTTTTGAAATTACCTATGCCTCGAACACAGTCATAGCCCACGTCAGGGGTTATAAAACCCAACTGCATGTCGCCCCTGTGAAGTAACCGTGCTGTCTCCTCTGCTCCTGACGTTTTCGAAGGGATCCCGGCAACACCCAGATATTTCTCCGATATGGCCCCTATCCCACCGGCTATAGCATAGTAAACTGCACCCGTCCCGGAACCTATTGCATATGTTTTAGGCCAGCTCTTATCAGGGTTCGGCTTCTCAGGCCCAGCCCCCAAAAAGAAAAGGCCAATCATAAAGATTAAACATACGTGGATAAAAGTACAACTCACCTTTTTCATAATAACCCCCTTCTAATTGTATTTTTAAGAATTATATATAAATATGCAATTGTTATGCCACTCGGTCTTAAGCGAATTTTAGGGCAAACATGCTTTAAATTTACTTGATTGATGAAAATATGGTATGATTTTTTTGTCCACAATATGGACATGTCCAATAACTGGAGGATTCCATTATGTTATCACAAGATTTAGTATCAAGTATTTTCAGTGATTTATCGACCGAATACGAATTCAATCAGGTCATTGGCTGTGCTATTAGATTCTTTTTTCGTAATCCTTATGATCGGAACGATTCCTGGGCCTGGAGCCAGGAGGGGCAAAGGGGATGGATATTGCAAAACTCGTACCCGAGTCAGCACTTCCATTGACAATAGAGACAGGTGTACCAATTGTTGGAAGGATATTTGAAGTGAGGGGGGTCAAGAGAATAGGCGCTGTATATCCTTTAAAGATAAAAGGGGAAATCGTTGGGGGTGTTGGTAAGATAATATTCCATACACTTGAAGAAGTTGAAAGGATAAACAATAAAATACAGAGACTCAAGAAAGAGATACACTACTTTAAACAGAAAGAACAGAGTGAATATAGCTCAGTTTATACCTTTGACAACATACTCGGAAAAAGCCAGGCAATAAATGAGGCTATTGAAAATGCAAAAAATATTTCCTACCTCAATATCGATGTCCTTATCGTGGGAGAGAGCGGAACAGGTAAGGAATTGTTTGCCCACAGCATTCACAGTGCCTCTGGCTCAAATAAACCTTTTGTAAAGATAAACTGTCCCGCTATTCCATTTGAACTTGCAGAGTCAGAACTTTTTGGATACGAAAAAGGGGCATTCACCGGGGCGCTGCCTTCGGGAAAGGCAGGCTACTTTGAAATAGCCAGCAATGGAACAGCATTTTTAGATGAAATGTCTACGTTACCGCTTTCAATTCAGGCAAAACTCCTCCGGGTTCTCGAAGAAAGGGAGATAGAACGGCTGGGAGGTACTAAGGCGAAAAAGATAAACTTCAGGGTGATTTCAACAACAAACATAGATTTAAAACATCTCTTGAATGAAGGAAAATTTCGCCAGGACCTCTATTACAGGGTTGCAAAGGCTATTGTTTACATTCCTCCCTTGAGAGAAAGGAGGGAAGATATACCCATTTATGTTGATCACTTTCTTAAAAAAATTCTCCATTCATTCAAAATACAACCGAAGGCCATATCTGACGAGGTAATGGACATTCTTTATAATTATGACTGGCCTGGTAATGTAAGGGAATTAATAAATGTAATGGAACAAATTATTATTAAGGCGCTCCATTCCGATGTTATAAGGAAGGAGCATGTTCCTTCCGAGATTTTCCAGCATATGGATGAGTCCCATAAAACAAACCAAACTTACAACTCTATAAATATCAAAAAAGAAGTAACAACAAAAGAGAAAGAATTAATTATTTCTGCCTTAAACCATACAAGAGGGAACAAGCGAAAGGCAGCTATACTGCTTGCCATGCCCAGATCCACTTTATATGAAAAATTAAAGAAATATAATATCGAATTTCTCT from Pseudomonadota bacterium harbors:
- a CDS encoding sigma 54-interacting transcriptional regulator encodes the protein MDIAKLVPESALPLTIETGVPIVGRIFEVRGVKRIGAVYPLKIKGEIVGGVGKIIFHTLEEVERINNKIQRLKKEIHYFKQKEQSEYSSVYTFDNILGKSQAINEAIENAKNISYLNIDVLIVGESGTGKELFAHSIHSASGSNKPFVKINCPAIPFELAESELFGYEKGAFTGALPSGKAGYFEIASNGTAFLDEMSTLPLSIQAKLLRVLEEREIERLGGTKAKKINFRVISTTNIDLKHLLNEGKFRQDLYYRVAKAIVYIPPLRERREDIPIYVDHFLKKILHSFKIQPKAISDEVMDILYNYDWPGNVRELINVMEQIIIKALHSDVIRKEHVPSEIFQHMDESHKTNQTYNSINIKKEVTTKEKELIISALNHTRGNKRKAAILLAMPRSTLYEKLKKYNIEFL
- a CDS encoding TAXI family TRAP transporter solute-binding subunit; protein product: MKKVSCTFIHVCLIFMIGLFFLGAGPEKPNPDKSWPKTYAIGSGTGAVYYAIAGGIGAISEKYLGVAGIPSKTSGAEETARLLHRGDMQLGFITPDVGYDCVRGIGNFKKTGALKVRAVLQDFPLGYNITTLEGKGINSPADFKGRAGYLSSRGSPIMRIFAKDMLAAYGLKEGDLKASLMFDTHDEAQEALLVGKVDFFLNCAPHPSAKWTELAATHPMKIINIDEEHMNKMIKNIPYMFPLKVPGGTYKTMPKDVTVMAFSSIVCGNADLPDSFVYELTKAVWSNFEEFKKYHAGAKYFSTEAVKRVSYIPYHPGAIKYYKEIGVWTKELDERQNKLLAELKVKR